Proteins encoded in a region of the Aquila chrysaetos chrysaetos chromosome 25, bAquChr1.4, whole genome shotgun sequence genome:
- the RHBDL1 gene encoding rhomboid-related protein 1 isoform X1, which produces MDRSSLLQLIQEQLDPENTGFIGVETFASLVHSHELPLDPAKLDMLVALAQGNDEGQVCYQELVDLISSKRSSSFKRAIANGQRALPRDVLLDETGLGFYKRFVRYVAYEILPCEMDRRWYFYQHRTCPPPVFMAAVTLTQIIVFLCYGARLNKWVLQTYHPEYMKSPLVYHPGHRARAWRFLTYMFMHVGLEQLGFNALLQLMIGVPLEMVHGILRISFLYLAGVLAGSLTVSITDMRAPLVGGSGGVYALCSAHLANVVMNWAGMRCPYKLLRMVLALVCMSSEVGRAVWLRFSPPLPASGPQPSFMAHLAGAIVGISMGLTILRSYEESLQDQCGWWVLLLSYGTFLLFAVFWNIFAYDLLGAQVPPPP; this is translated from the exons CTCGACCCCGAAAACACCGGCTTCATCGGGGTGGAGACGTTCGCCAGCCTTGTGCACAGTCATGAGCTGCCCCTGGACCCCGCCAAGCTGGACATGCTGGTGGCCCTGGCGCAGGGCAACGACGAGGGGCAGGTCTGCTATCAGGAGCTGGTAGACCTG ATCAGCAGCAAGCGCTCGAGCAGCTTCAAGCGCGCCATCGCCAACGGGCAGCGAGCCCTGCCCCGAGACGTGCTGCTGGACGAGACCGGCCTGGGCTTCTACAAGCGCTTCGTCCGCTACGTGGCCTACGAGATCCTGCCCTGTGAGATGGACCGGCGCTGGTACTTCTACCAGCACCGCACGTGTCCGCCTCCTGTCTTCATGGCAGCCGTCACCCTCACCCAG ATCATCGTGTTCCTCTGCTACGGGGCCCGGCTGAACAAGTGGGTGCTGCAGACCTACCACCCCGAGTACATGAAGAGCCCGCTGGTCTACCACCCCGGGCACCGGGCACGCGCCTGGCGCTTCCTCACCTACATGTTCATGCACGTGGG GTTGGAGCAGCTGGGGTTCAATGCCCTCCTGCAGCTGATGATCGGGGTGCCCCTGGAGATGGTGCACGGCATCCTGCGCATCAGCTTCCTCTACCTGGCCGGTGTCCTGGCAG GCTCCCTCACCGTCTCCATCACGGACATGCGAGCCCCCCTGGtcgggggctcggggggggtcTACGCGCTCTGCTCGGCACACCTCGCCAACGTCGTCATG AACTGGGCCGGGATGCGCTGTCCCTACAAGCTGCTGCGGATGGTGCTGGCGCTGGTGTGCA TGAGCTCGGAGGTGGGTCGCGCCGTCTGGCTCCGCTTCTCCCCTCCATTACCGGCTTCGGGCCCCCAGCCCAGTTTCATGGCCCACCTGGCAGGGGCCATCGTGGGCATCAGCATGGGGCTGACCATCCTGCGCAGCTACGAGGAGAGCCTGCAGGACCAGTGCGGCTGGTGGGTCCTGCTCCTCTCCTACGGCACCTTCCTCCTCTTCGCCGTCTTCTGGAACATCTTTGCCTACGACCTGCTGGGGGCACaggtcccccccccgccataa
- the RHBDL1 gene encoding rhomboid-related protein 1 isoform X2 codes for MDRSSLLQLIQEQLDPENTGFIGVETFASLVHSHELPLDPAKLDMLVALAQGNDEGQISSKRSSSFKRAIANGQRALPRDVLLDETGLGFYKRFVRYVAYEILPCEMDRRWYFYQHRTCPPPVFMAAVTLTQIIVFLCYGARLNKWVLQTYHPEYMKSPLVYHPGHRARAWRFLTYMFMHVGLEQLGFNALLQLMIGVPLEMVHGILRISFLYLAGVLAGSLTVSITDMRAPLVGGSGGVYALCSAHLANVVMNWAGMRCPYKLLRMVLALVCMSSEVGRAVWLRFSPPLPASGPQPSFMAHLAGAIVGISMGLTILRSYEESLQDQCGWWVLLLSYGTFLLFAVFWNIFAYDLLGAQVPPPP; via the exons CTCGACCCCGAAAACACCGGCTTCATCGGGGTGGAGACGTTCGCCAGCCTTGTGCACAGTCATGAGCTGCCCCTGGACCCCGCCAAGCTGGACATGCTGGTGGCCCTGGCGCAGGGCAACGACGAGGGGCAG ATCAGCAGCAAGCGCTCGAGCAGCTTCAAGCGCGCCATCGCCAACGGGCAGCGAGCCCTGCCCCGAGACGTGCTGCTGGACGAGACCGGCCTGGGCTTCTACAAGCGCTTCGTCCGCTACGTGGCCTACGAGATCCTGCCCTGTGAGATGGACCGGCGCTGGTACTTCTACCAGCACCGCACGTGTCCGCCTCCTGTCTTCATGGCAGCCGTCACCCTCACCCAG ATCATCGTGTTCCTCTGCTACGGGGCCCGGCTGAACAAGTGGGTGCTGCAGACCTACCACCCCGAGTACATGAAGAGCCCGCTGGTCTACCACCCCGGGCACCGGGCACGCGCCTGGCGCTTCCTCACCTACATGTTCATGCACGTGGG GTTGGAGCAGCTGGGGTTCAATGCCCTCCTGCAGCTGATGATCGGGGTGCCCCTGGAGATGGTGCACGGCATCCTGCGCATCAGCTTCCTCTACCTGGCCGGTGTCCTGGCAG GCTCCCTCACCGTCTCCATCACGGACATGCGAGCCCCCCTGGtcgggggctcggggggggtcTACGCGCTCTGCTCGGCACACCTCGCCAACGTCGTCATG AACTGGGCCGGGATGCGCTGTCCCTACAAGCTGCTGCGGATGGTGCTGGCGCTGGTGTGCA TGAGCTCGGAGGTGGGTCGCGCCGTCTGGCTCCGCTTCTCCCCTCCATTACCGGCTTCGGGCCCCCAGCCCAGTTTCATGGCCCACCTGGCAGGGGCCATCGTGGGCATCAGCATGGGGCTGACCATCCTGCGCAGCTACGAGGAGAGCCTGCAGGACCAGTGCGGCTGGTGGGTCCTGCTCCTCTCCTACGGCACCTTCCTCCTCTTCGCCGTCTTCTGGAACATCTTTGCCTACGACCTGCTGGGGGCACaggtcccccccccgccataa